From Podospora bellae-mahoneyi strain CBS 112042 chromosome 3, whole genome shotgun sequence, the proteins below share one genomic window:
- a CDS encoding hypothetical protein (BUSCO:EOG092618J9; EggNog:ENOG503NTY4; COG:S): MRFPAPASRCLALASHLRYPTFNQLPFLISRNFSVLPSNMGSSSQPGGLPLKSLPKSWTLPSLLPPDPLYPTPLSSHNTPRDEITPRQVRNGLFTYVRPEHQSTYQLLAISPAAFKTLNLSLSEATTPEFAETVVGNKLWDFDETDESNRNYPWSQNYGGFQFGSWAGQLGDGRVISLFETTSEQTGKRYEVQLKGAGMTPYSRFADGKAVLRSSIREFIVSEALHGLGIPTTRALALTLLPEERVRRERIEPGAIVVRFAETWIRLGNFDLLRARGERGNMRVLADVVAQHVYSGWENLPARLEEGQTEPKTGVKKETVEGPKGEEQNRYSRLYRAIVRRNAATVARWQAYGFMNGVLNTDNTSIFGLSMDFGPYAFMDVFDPSYTPNHDDHMLRYSYRNQPTIIWWNLVRLGEALGEMMGIGERVDDEEYVEKGVVGEEMEKEMVGRAEKVIEQAGEEYKQVFLGEYKRLMSERLGLRGVKEDDFDGLFSPLLDAMEALELDFNLFFRRLSSVKVADLESEEGRTEQAKVFFYRDGLSETSSDDLEKVADWLAFWKERVVEDWGEGKDEERIRAMKAVNPNFTPRGWIMDELIRRVEKEGERDVLKRAIHMATYPFEDSWHGKEFDGVVYEGDADEEKRWTGDVPRGGRAMQCSCSS, from the coding sequence ATGCGCTtcccagcaccagcatcccGCTGTCTAGCCCTCGCATCCCACCTCCGCTATCCCACCTTCAACCAGCTtcccttcttgatctcccGCAACTTCTCAGTCCTCCCCTCAAACAtgggctcctcctcccaacccgggggcctccccctcaaatccctccccaaatcctggaccctcccctccctcctccccccagacCCCTTataccccacccccctttcgTCTCACAACACCCCCCGCGATGAAATCACCCCCCGCCAGGTCCGCAACGGCCTCTTCACCTACGTCCGTCCAGAACACCAATCGACCTACCAACTCCTCGCCATATCCCCCGCCGCCTTCAAAACCCTAAACCTCTCCCTTTCCGAGGCCACCACGCCTGAATTCGCCGAGACGGTAGTCGGTAACAAGCTCTGGGATTTTGACGAGACGGACGAATCCAATCGAAACTACCCCTGGTCGCAAAACTATGGTGGTTTCCAGTTTGGTAGCTGGGCCGGGCAGTTGGGTGATGGACGGGTTATCAGCTTGTTCGAGACAACAAGCGAGCAGACGGGAAAGAGATACGAAGTCCAGCTGAAAGGCGCGGGCATGACGCCCTATTCCCGCTTTGCCGACGGAAAGGCGGTGTTGAGGAGTAGTATAAGGGAGTTCATCGTCTCTGAGGCTCTCCACGGCCTCGGCATTCCGACCACCCGCGCTCTGGCTTTGACGCTTTTGCCTGAGGAGAGGGTTAGACGGGAAAGGATAGAGCCAGGGGCGATCGTGGTCAGGTTTGCAGAGACCTGGATCAGGCTAGGGAATTTTGATTTgttgagggcgaggggggagaggggcaATATGAGGGTTTtggctgatgttgttgctcaGCATGTTTACTCTGGCTGGGAGAACCTCCCCGCCAGGTTAGAAGAGGGACAAACCGAGCCGAAGACTGGCGTGAAAAAGGAAACAGTGGAGGGACCAAAAGGGGAGGAGCAAAACCGGTATTCCCGCCTCTACCGCGCCATTGTCCGTCGCAATGCAGCTACTGTGGCCAGGTGGCAGGCGTATGGGTTTATGAACGGGGTTTTGAACACTGACAACACGAGTATCTTTGGGTTGTCGATGGATTTCGGACCGTATGCGTTTATGGATGTTTTTGACCCGAGTTATACGCCTAATCATGATGATCACATGTTGCGGTACAGCTACAGGAACCAGCCGACGATTATATGGTGGAacttggtgaggttgggggaggcgttgggggagatgatggggattggggagagggttgatgatgaggaatACGTTGAAaagggagtggtgggggaggagatggagaaggagatggtggggagggcggagaaggtTATCGAGCAAGCGGGGGAGGAGTATAAGCAGGTGTTTTTGGGCGAGTACAAGAGGCTGATGAgtgagaggttggggttgaggggggtgaaggaggatgattttGATGGGTTGTTCAGTCCGCTGCTTGATGCTATGGAGGCGTTGGAGCTGGATTTTAATTTGTTTTTCAGGAGGTTGTCGAGTGTCAAGGTGGCTGATCTggagagtgaggaggggaggacggaGCAGGCAAAGGTGTTTTTTTATCGGGACGGGTTGAGTGAGACGAGCAGCGACGACCTTGAAAAGGTTGCTGATTGGCTTGCGTTttggaaggagagggtggtggaggactggggtgaggggaaggatgaggagaggatcAGGGCGATGAAGGCGGTCAACCCTAATTTTACGCCGAGGGGGTGGATCATGGATGAGCTGATCAGACGggtcgagaaggagggggagagagacgTGCTGAAGAGGGCTATCCACATGGCTACATATCCGTTTGAGGACTCGTGGCATGGAAAAGAGTTTGACGGGGTGGTGTATGAGGGTGACGCggatgaggagaagaggtggaCGGGGGATGTGCCGAGGGGCGGGAGGGCGATGCAGTGTAGTTGCAGTTCTtag
- the NRK1 gene encoding ribosylnicotinamide kinase (BUSCO:EOG09264DMU; COG:F; EggNog:ENOG503P06U): MPLPPAQKSLLVSLSGPSSSGKTTLARLLRDLLPNTFILHEDDFYKPESHLPFRSGHRDWDCPEAIDLPALTNALTYIKSTGKFPPFINSKEDQNTVGACPASPSHINLAKAIIASSSLHSLVKHAKICILDGFLLYSQAEEFKPILELIDIKLFLLASEEKAVARRKARDGYVTLEGFWKDPEGYVEEVVWPNYVEQHGYLFVDGDVKKGRLDRKVLEREGILAMGGGHGDGEGFGEVLVWAVGEVVNRLEGVLGGEGGRGENEGE; the protein is encoded by the exons atgcccctccccccagcccaaaaatccctcctcgtctccctctccggcccctcctcctcaggcaAAACAACGCTcgcccgcctcctccgcgacctcctcccaaacaccTTCATCCTCCACGAAGACGACTTCTACAAGCCCGaatcccacctcccctttcGTTCCGGTCATCGAGACTGGGACTGCCCCGAAGCAATCGACCTCCCTGCCCTAACCAACGCCCTCACTTACATAAAATCCACCGGAAAATTCCCC CCCTTCATCAACTCAAAGGAAGATCAAAACACCGTTGGCGCCTGCCCCGCCTCCCCGTCCCacatcaacctcgccaaggccatcatcgccagcTCATCCCTCCACTCACTCGTCAAACACGCCAAGATCTGTATCCTGGATGGGTTTTTATTGTATTCACAGGCCGAGGAGTTCAAGCCTATCCTTGAGCTGATTGACATCAAGCTTTTTTTACTGGCGTcagaggagaaggcggtggcgaggaggaaggcgagggatgGGTATGTCACCCTCGAAGGGTTCTGGAAGGATCCGGAGGGGtatgtggaggaggttgtgtgGCCTAATTATGTGGAGCAGCATGGGTATTTGTTTGTGGACGGGGATGTCAAAAAGGGGAGGTTAGACAGAaaggtgttggagagggaggggatatTGGCTATGGGGGGTGGgcatggggatggggaggggtttggggaggtgttggtttgggctgtgggggaggtggttaATAGGCTGGAGGGCGTtctgggaggggagggggggcggggggagaaTGAGGGTGAGTAA
- a CDS encoding hypothetical protein (EggNog:ENOG503P45V; COG:S) codes for MNVIRTATILRVPTTRPLPFSPLPRSHIPPISPRRSISSITTILATMPAEDPTLLSSTTVLTTSIITFISGFLLGVYSLTGHLIPPSLRHEREAQWKDPVESEESDIDEEDTILDHAPNWSNGFEADKKQGLRASTSQPITEECKLVLVVRTDLGMTKGKIAAQAGHATLACYKTLSKAASKDPNGKAAQILKAWERRGQAKIAVQVKSEEELLLLQGTARSLGITAEVIADAGRTQIESGSLTVLGVGPAPKSEVDGVTGGLKLL; via the exons ATGAACGTCATACGGACAGCAACCATTCTACGAGTACCAACGACACGACCGCTCCCGTTTTCACCGCTCCCCCGATCCCATATTCCACCTATTTCCCCCCGACGATCCATCTCCAGTATCACCACAATCCTCGCCACCATGCCAGCAGAAGacccaaccctcctctcctccacaaccgtCCTAACAACCTCGATAATAACCTTCATCTCCGGCTTTTTGTTAGGTGTCTACTCCCTAACCGgccacctcatccccccctccctccgccaCGAGCGCGAAGCCCAATGGAAAGATCCCGTGGAATCAGAAGAAAGCGAcattgacgaggaagacacAATCCTCGACCACGCCCCCAACTGGTCCAACGGTTTCGAGGCAGACAAAAAACAAGGATTGCGCGCCAGCACTTCTCAACCGATAACCGAGGAGTGCAAGcttgtgctggtggtgaggactGACTTGGGCATGACGAAGG gGAAAATTGCTGCTCAGGCTGGCCACGCAACGCTGGCTTGCTACAAGACGTTGAGCAAAGCTGCCTCCAAAGACCCAAACGGAAAGGCGGCACAGATCCTCAAGGCGTGGGAGCGGCGCGGGCAGGCCAAGATTGCGGTTCAGGTCaagagtgaggaggagcttttgttgctgcaggggacggcgaggagcttggggaTTACGGCTGAGGTGATTGCCGATGCGGGGAGGACACAGATTGAGAGTGGGAGTTTGACtgttcttggtgttgggCCCGCGCCAAAGAGcgaggtggatggtgttACCGGCGGGCTGAAGCTTTTGTAA
- the utp7 gene encoding putative U3 small nucleolar RNA-associated protein 7 (EggNog:ENOG503NU5B; COG:A; BUSCO:EOG09261UMG) — protein sequence MEVDTVDAPLTRVSQPSNGQLAVRKPRTELKSKSEIAKARRQRDAQKAYGRGRGIDVKTVRDKKLRRNLSTLENKYKEAAYKAKEAEILLENTAGFIEPETELERTYKVRQDDIQKNVAIEVAQKGFELKLNELGPYICEYSRNGRDLILAGRKGHVATMDWRDGKLGCELQLMETVRDARFLHNNQFFAVAQKKYVYIYDSQGVELHCLKKHVEVSHMEFLPYHFLLATLGINGSLKYQDTSTGQIVSEISTRQGTPVSLTHNPYNAILHVGQQNGTVTLWSPNSSEPLVKLLAHRGPVRSVAVDREGRFMVSAGQDNRMCIWDVRNFKESVSSYFTRSPATSVAISDTGLTAVGWNTHTTIWRGLFDKNKPVQEKVQSPYMTWGGEGHKVERVRWCPFEDVLGVGHTEGFSSLIVPGAGEPNYDALEVNPFETKKQRQEGEVKALLNKLKPEMIALDPNFIGKLDLRSEQQRKADRDLDAAPVDVVEEMKNRARGKNTALKKYLRKQKKKNIIDDKRLKVEEAIKEMQERKDEKFKDRQEQLGPSLARFARKD from the exons ATGGAGGTAGACACCGTCGACGCGCCCCTCACGAGGGTATCACAGCCCAGCAACGGTCAGCTCGCCGTCAGGAAACCGCGAACCGAGCTCAAATCAAAGTCCGAGATTGCAAAGGCCCGCCGCCAAAGAGATGCGCAAAAGGCCTACGGTCGCGGTCGCGGCATCGACGTCAAGACCGTCAGGGACAAGAAGTTACGGCGGAACCTCAGCACACTCGAGAACAAGTACAAGGAGGCGGCATACAAAGCCAAGGAAGCAGAGATCCTGCTGGAAAACACAGCTGGCTTTATCGAGCCAGAGACGGAGCTGGAAAGAACATACAAGGTTCGCCAGGACGACATTCAGAAAAATGTCGCCATTGAGGTGGCGCAAAAGGGGTTCGAGCTGAAGCTCAACGAGTTGGGGCCATATATTTGCGAATACAGCAGGAATGGTCGAGACTTGATCCtggcggggaggaaaggCCATGTTGCGACGATGGACTGGCGAGACGGAAAGCTGGGCTGTGAGCTTCAGCTAATGGAGACGGTTCGCGATGCGAGGTTCTTGCACAATAACCAGTTCTTCGCCGTCGCGCAGAAGAAGTATGTGTACATCTACGACTCGCAGGGTGTTGAGCTTCACTGCCTGAAGAAGCACGTCGAGGTGTCGCATATGGAGTTTCTGCCGTACCACTTCTTGCTGGCGACATTG GGCATCAACGGTTCCCTCAAATACCAAGACACCTCGACCGGTCAAATCGTCTCCGAAATCTCGACCAGACAAGGcacccccgtctccctcacccaCAACCCCTACAACGCCATCCTCCACGTCGGCCAGCAAAACGGCACCGTCACATTATGGTCGCCAAACTCGAGCGAACCCCTCGTGAAACTTCTTGCCCACCGCGGGCCCGTGCGATCCGTCGCCGTAGACCGCGAAGGTCGCTTCATGGTATCAGCAGGCCAGGACAACAGGATGTGCATCTGGGACGTTCGCAACTTCAAGGAGTCCGTCTCGTCGTATTTCACCCGGTCACCAGCCACCTCGGTCGCCATCTCAGACACGGGCTTGACCGCGGTCGGCTGGAACACTCACACCACCATTTGGCGCGGCCTCTTTGACAAGAACAAGCCCGTCCAAGAAAAGGTCCAGTCACCCTACATGACCTGGGGCGGCGAAGGCCACAAGGTCGAGCGCGTCCGGTGGTGCCCCTTTGAGGATGTTCTTGGTGTAGGCCACACGGAAGGGTTCTCGTCACTGATCGTCCCGGGCGCCGGCGAGCCCAACTATGACGCTCTGGAAGTCAACCCCTTCGAGACGAAGAAGCAGAGGCAGGAAGGCGAGGTCAAGGCTCTGCTGAACAAGCTCAAGCCCGAGATGATTGCGCTCGACCCCAACTTCATCGGCAAGCTGGATTTGCGATCGGAGCAGCAGAGGAAGGCAGACAGGGACCTGGATGCGGCGccggtggatgtggtggaggagatgaagaacAGGGCTAGGGGCAAGAACACGGCGCTGAAGAAGTATCTGaggaagcagaagaagaagaacattATTGATGACAAGAGGctgaaggtggaggaggccatcaaggagatgcaggagaggaaggatgaGAAGTTTAAGGATAGGCAGGAGCAGCTGGGGCCGAGTCTGGCGAGGTTTGCGAGGAAGGATTAG
- the TSR1 gene encoding Ribosome biogenesis protein TSR1 (BUSCO:EOG092615SM; EggNog:ENOG503NVCU; COG:S), which yields MPGAVATGHSHRPTTKQRNKGFKSRKATKGQLRDAAKGRIEPGQRKTIHQQAMSKLDRKNRAKQRQQEKAREHARETSVFAGKDGAPRNVAVIPLCVDGDAVAAIKALNESVEAEAEIKEGCFRVPVTRFKQKLQYFPVTRDLTACLDAARVADFVVLILSAEHEVDPLGELIIRSVESQGMSTLFTVIQGLNKIEAAKQRLSVISSLKSYITHFHPEQEKLCSLDNRQECANLMRSLCNTTPKGIRWRDERSWMLVEDVNFGGESTVVTGVVRGKGLKADRLVQVGDWGTFQIERITAAPLAARKPEDMAVGGAEGDALDAPTEDQDELAELAPEEVNMEDDDMDAASAVPEQKKGVLLDEHHYFSDDDQVIALQMPKKVPKGTSKYQAAWFLDGGEESEDGSDLEDFEMEDALEEEPARPEDGIEGAAGDVAMTEGAPTEYAKSVAFVEPDEDEDAMGLEAYRKQKRSEAEDDLEFPDEIELHPNVLARERLAKYRGLKSLRTSPWVEEEDRAHEPEEWRRLLQIQDYQAARIRSAREALVGGVPPGTRVHVHLRGVPSEVRASHNSGRPLALVSLLRHEHKRTAMNILINLPADATAPIKSKEELVVQYGPRRFVIKPLFSQGGATPNDVHKYCRYIHPGQSAVATFMGPVAWGSMPALFYKRIVPGEETPHDDDESDLPLKLVATGTTMPPSTSRVIAKRAILTGHPYHIHKKIVTVRYMFFNREDVEWFKALPMWTRRGRTGFIKEPLGTHGYFKATFDGRINPQDSVGVSLYKRVWPRPAEPLRGLLLDPEQVPDLVEDDAMDADAE from the exons ATGCCTGGCGCCGTGGCCACGGGCCATTCCCACCGCCCGACTACCAAGCAGCGGAACAAGGGCTTCAAATCGCGGAAGGCAACCAAGGGTCAGCTTCGGGACGCTGCCAAAG GCAGAATCGAACCCGGACAGCGCAAGACGATCCACCAGCAAGCCATGTCTAAACTCGACCGAAAGAACCGTGCGAAACAGaggcagcaggagaaggctAGGGAACATGCCAGGGAGACTTCGGTCTTCGCCGGCAAGGACGGTGCGCCGCGCAATGTTGCCGTTATTCCCCTGTGTGTGGATGGCGACGCTGTCGCTGCCATCAAGGCCCTGAACGAGAGCGTAGAAGCCGAGGCTGAGATCAAGGAGGGATGCTTCCGGGTGCCCGTCACTAGATTCAAGCAGAAGCTGCAGTATTTCCCTGTAACCAGGGACCTTACCGCATGCTTGGACGCCGCTCGGGTAGCCGATTTCGTCGTTCTGATCCTCTCGGCCGAGCACGAGGTTGACCCCCTGGGAGAGCTCATCATTCGCAGCGTCGAAAGCCAGGGCATGTCCACCCTGTTTACCGTCATCCAGGGCCTCAACAAGATCGAAGCCGCGAAGCAGAGGTTGTCGGTCATCTCTTCCCTCAAATCATACATCACCCATTTCCACCCCGAACAGGAGAAGCTTTGCAGCCTCGACAACCGCCAGGAATGCGCCAACTTGATGCGCTCGCTGTGCAACACCACGCCGAAGGGTATCAGGTGGAGAGATGAGCGGAGTTGgatgttggtggaggatgtcaaCTTTGGCGGCGAGTCCACGGTTGTCACCGGTGTGGTCAGGGGCAAGGGTCTCAAGGCGGACAGACTGGTTCAGGTTGGGGATTGGGGAACATTCCAAATCGAAAGGATCACCGCTGCACCGCTTGCGGCACGGAAACCTGAGGATATGGCTGTCGGTGGAGCGGAGGGAGACGCTTTGGACGCTCCTACCGAGGACCAGgatgagcttgccgagcTTGCACCGGAAGAGGTCAACATGGAGGACGACGATATGGATGCCGCTTCCGCCGTGCCTgagcagaagaagggagTTTTGCTGGACGAGCACCATTATTTCTCTGACGACGACCAAGTTATTGCGCTCCAAATGCCCAAAAAGGTGCCCAAGGGCACTTCCAAGTATCAGGCCGCCTGGTTCTTGGACGGCGGTGAGGAGTCAGAGGATGGGTCAGACCTCGAGGATttcgagatggaggatgcgcTAGAGGAGGAGCCAGCGAGACCAGAGGATGGCATCGagggtgctgctggagacGTTGCCATGACCGAGGGCGCGCCAACAGAATACGCCAAGTCGGTAGCGTTCGTCGAGcccgacgaggatgaggacgcTATGGGGCTGGAGGCCTATCGCAAGCAGAAGCGgtccgaggccgaggacgacTTGGAGTTCCCGGATGAGATCGAGCTCCACCCCAATGTTCTCGCCCGGGAAAGACTGGCCAAGTACAGAGGTCTCAAGAGCTTGAGGACGAGTCCTTGGGTAGAAGAGGAGGATCGCGCGCACGAGCCGGAGGAGTGGAGAAGGTTACTTCAAATTCAAGACTACCAGGCGGCCCGCATCAGATCGGCTAGAGAAGCTCTGGTTGGCGGTGTTCCCCCTGGCACTCGTGTTCACGTCCACCTCAGAGGCGTGCCATCAGAGGTTCGGGCTTCTCACAACTCAGGCCGACCGCTCGCTCTTGTTTCTCTGTTGAGGCACGAGCACAAGCGGACCGCCATGAAcattctcatcaacctccctgCTGATGCCACAGCGCCCATCAAGTCaaaggaggagttggttgtTCAGTACGGCCCAAGGAGGTTCGTCATCAAGCCCTTGTTTTCTCAGGGCGGCGCCACTCCCAATGACGTCCACAAGTACTGCCGGTACATTCACCCCGGACAGTCGGCCGTGGCGACCTTTATGGGTCCTGTCGCGTGGGGTTCCATGCCGGCTCTTTTTTACAAGAGAATCGTTCCCGGCGAGGAGACTccccacgacgacgacgagtcGGATCTGCCGCTGAAGCTGGTGGCCACGGGCACCACCATGCCCCCGTCTACCTCCCGTGTCATTGCCAAGAGGGCAATTCTCACCGGTCACCCATACCACATTCACAAGAAGATCGTTACCGTCCGGTACATGTTCTTCAACAGAGAAGACGTGGAATGGTTCAAGGCGCTGCCCATGTGGACCAGGAGAGGCCGCACCGGTTTCATCAAGGAGCCCCTCGGTACTCACGGGTACTTCAAGGCGACGTTTGACGGGCGGATCAACCCCCAGGACTCGGTCGGTGTCAGCTTGTACAAGCGGGTGTGGCCCCGTCCTGCGGAGCCGTTGAGGGGGCTGCTGCTTGACCCTGAGCAGGTGCCTGacttggtggaggatgatgctaTGGATGCGGATGCTGAGTAG
- a CDS encoding hypothetical protein (EggNog:ENOG503NV6U; COG:K; COG:O), producing MSHQHTHDGVHFHASHDHAVSFSAADHGHSHEILDGPGSYHGREMPITEGRNWADRAFTIGIGGPVGSGKTALMLSLSRYLRSSYSLAAVTNDIFTREDAEFLTRNKALPATRIRAIETGGCPHAAVREDISANLAALEDLHAQFDTDLLLIESGGDNLAANYSRELADYIIYVIDVSGGDKIPRKGGPGITQSDLLIVNKTDLAEIVGADLDVMDKDARKMREGGPTVFAQVKKGVGVEHIVDLILSAWRASGAEEQRRSVGGPRPTPGLEELE from the exons atGTCCCACCAACACACCCACGACGGCGTCCACTTCCACGCCTCCCACGACCACgccgtctccttctccgcaGCAGACCACGGCCACTCCCACGAGATCCTCGACGGCCCTGGCTCCTACCACGGCCGTGAAATGCCCATCACCGAAGGCCGCAACTGGGCCGACCGCGCCTTCACAATCGGCATCGGCGG CCCCGTAGGATCAGGCAAAACAGCCCTCatgctctccctctcccgctaCCTCCGTTCCTCCTACTCCCTCGCGGCGGTAACAAACGACATCTTCACCCGCGAAGACGCAGAGTTCCTCACCCGAAACAAAgccctccccgccacccGCATCCGCGCAATCGAGACCGGCGGCTGCCCCCACGCCGCCGTCCGCGAGGACATCTCGgccaacctcgccgccctcgaggACCTCCACGCCCAATTCGacaccgacctcctcctcatcgagTCCGGGGGCGACAACCTCGCCGCTAACTACTCCCGTGAACTCGCCGATTACATCATCTACGTCATCGACGTCAGCGGCGGCGACAAGATCCCGCGGAAGGGAGGCCCGGGCATCACACAAAGCGACTTGTTGATTGTCAACAAGACCGATCTCGCCGAGATTGTCGGCGCGGATTTGGATGTCATGGACAAGGAcgcgaggaagatgagggagggggggccgACGGTCTTCGCGCAGGTCAAGAAGGGGGTCGGGGTGGAGCATATTGTTGACTTGATCTTGAGTGCTTGGAGGGCAAGCGGGGCCgaggagcagaggaggagtGTTGGCGGCCCAAGGCCGACGCCAGGGTTGGAGGAATTGGAGTAG
- a CDS encoding hypothetical protein (COG:O; EggNog:ENOG503P2GY): MKPNSSLIGLLTTLLLLTSSVLASPQHGKAKGKGKPPPIPITPPSEEPPTHYGVLLIRAFQPLDIYGPLDTLQLLAHNRHLTLTLLSRTLLPVTSEPASAMMNTHKSTFWPTISPTHTLTSPPSNLQVLIIPGGPGARSPDLGPEIAFIRSVFPKLQYLITICTGSGIAAQSGVLDGRRATTNKAAWNSMTAMGPKVKWVAPARWVEDGKVWSSSGVTAGIDLIYEFIKQKYPNGTALTKRFGEVTEYEPETDWRADPWSERFNVTVPVPEPLV; the protein is encoded by the exons ATGAAGCCCAACTCATCCCTCATCGGacttctcaccaccctcctcttaCTCACCTCTTCAGTCCTCGCCTCCCCACAACACGGCAaagcaaaaggaaaaggcaaacccccccccatccccatcacccccccctcagaagaacccccaacccactacggtgtcctcctcatccgcgcCTTCCAACCACTAGACATCTACGGCCCCCTCGacaccctccaactcctAGCC CACAACCGCCACctaaccctcaccctcctttcCCGCACCCTTCTCCCCGTAACCTCCGAGCCCGCCTCGGCAATGATGAACACCCACAAATCCACCTTCTggcccaccatctccccaacccacaccctcacctcccctccatccaacctccaagtcctcatcatccccggcGGCCCCGGCGCCCGATCCCCCGACCTCGGCCCCGAAATAGCCTTCATCCGCTCCGtcttccccaagctccaaTACCTAATCACAATCTGCACCGGCTCCGGCATCGCCGCCCAATCCGGCGTCCTCGACGGCCGCCGCGCGACGACCAACAAGGCGGCCTGGAATTCCATGACGGCCATGGGGCCAAAGGTGAAATGGGTCGCGCCCGcgaggtgggttgaggatggcaaggtTTGGAGCAGCAGTGGT gtCACGGCAGGAATAGATCTCATCTACGAGTTCATCAAGCAGAAATACCCCAATGGTACGGCACTGACAAAAAGATTCGGCGAGGTCACCGAGTACGAGCCCGAAACTGACTGGAGAGCTGACCCCTGGAGCGAGAGGTTCAATGTTACTGTTCCTGTTCCCGAGCCTCTGGTGTAG